The following DNA comes from Triticum aestivum cultivar Chinese Spring chromosome 3D, IWGSC CS RefSeq v2.1, whole genome shotgun sequence.
ATATCTTCCGTGATGCTGATCATGGAGCTCATATCAGCAAATTTTAAGAATTGAAAATGGATAATACAAAATATGCAATCCAAATGAAACAGTAATCACGGTTCACTAAAAACCCGCAGATAGCTAGATCTAATGACACAGAATGCAAAGGGGCTTTATACTACATATCATTCATTGCATTGTCTTAGGTTATAGCATGGAGGCGGACCAAGAAGTGATATAGCATGAAAAATAGTTTTGTAATCACTATAATATTTTTTTGGTCAACAAAGCTTTTTTACGTCCATAATACGATTAAAGCAACTTTGAGTTCCCTAATAAACTGTGTCATACCTTGACGTGCTTTCAGAAGAGAACGTTCACTGTCATTCCTCTGGAAGCTATCTGAGGAGCCCACATGGTCTAGTGGATGCAGTTGCTGCGGACCATGCTCGCTTTCAGTTTTTCTTGAGTAAATAGTTTGTCCGAGGGATCCGGAAGTTGATTCCGTGCAGCATAAATTAGATTGTCTGCTACATGAATCAATGATAGACGACTTTGCCATATCCATTTCCTGAAGAAGATCATCAATTTGATGGACAGGTAAATCTTCATAATCCTGAGCGGTTGGATATGATCCAACTCTCAACCACTGCCAATGGGAGTTACTCCTACTTGACCCATGTTTACCAGAGTCAACGCTCGGTCGGTAAACCCCAGCTTGTGAGTGTGACCAAGTAAATGGTGGCAAACTAGGTCCATGAGTTGTCATGGAAGGCCCTGTAGCTGAGCTCTCGCTTCCAGCTGATAAAAGAGAATCGAGATCATGTCCTTGGGGAAGTGTTAAACGGCTTAGGATGTCCTTTGGGCAAACACTGCAGACCTCAGTTTGTAAAGGATCCTGGGTAGCGGTAGTATTACAGTAAGCATAAATGGTATTGTGAGGTGCTTCAAGACATGTTAATGATTTAAACACAATTGATTCCACTTACCTTAATCAAAGAGGACGGTTTGTCACTACACTGATCTTTGATATCAGAGCTTGAGGTGGTTGCTGAATGCAGCCTAGGACTAGGAGTCAAATTACCATCTTTTCCAGGACTACTGTCCATGTCAGATAGCATAAAAAAAGCTTTTCTGACAGAGACTAGGAGTTCATCTTTTGTGTGCAATACCTTCTTTCCTTTTTCTCTTCCTAAGCTGGAATATTTGTAAGTGCCATCGAGAAGTTCACTCAATGTCAGGTTCTCAATGTGATTCGTGATGTCACGGATATCAGATTTAAGGCCATGTGCCCCTGAATGAACAGATAAACACTGTAAGGTGACATGCAAGAATACGTGATCAATGATAAGAGGCCTAAAAATTAATCAATAGCATGTTTTCTCCATTACAATACCATATTAGTCATCCTAGGGTATTCATAAATATATGTTGAAATTGAACAACGAGATCTCTTGTGGATGCATATGGCATACTTTCTAAGTAAAAAGATGTACACTGAAGAACCACCCACATAGTAAAATACCATACTAGTCATGCTGTAGGTTATGCATATCAGATGAATTGAAAAGGCCTAATGATGCAAAAGTCACTGGCGGCCATGAATTATAATAAACGATGATGCAGATTGCAGAATCCTACATACTTTAGTAAGAAAATCATGTACCACTGAAGAACGAACAAAAAAAGGTCAGCTGTGCCATTAGTATTGTTTTTCATATTAGTATTACAATTAGAGAGATGCAAAGCAACAAAAATGGAACAACTGGCACTAAAATGAAACTGGAAACAGAAAGGCAAGTTGGAACATGTTTAATAAATAACGGTCACCAAATAGACAAATACGGTATAAAAACCAAGAAATtcaagaaaggaaaaaaagaaattaaAACACCAATATGTAAAAGATTCTAGCATTCATCCCATTAGTGTTTATATTTGTGTGAGCAAACACTAATTTGCATCGTGAATGAGTTGTGTACAGCCATAACGAAACTCGGCACTACATCTGTTCTAAAATAGATGATGCATTctacaaagcatacagtcaaactTCTATATCTTTGTAAattccgcctatgttgtctcaacatagccggtcacaagcccgggtaaaggaggagggttgtgataggcttggcgagccaacgtaaaaactcagccactcttatggagatgaaacccaaaagatggatgaggtcacaagggatatacaaggagatatcccatgatgtatgctctttgcggatgatgtggtgctagttgacgatagtcggacgggggtaaatagtaagttagagttatggagacaaaccttggaatcgaaagggtttaggcttagtagaactaaaaccgagtacatgatgtgcggtttcagtactactaggtgcgAGGAGGAGGTTaaccttgatggccaggtggtacctcagaaggacacctttcggtatttggggtcaatgctgcaggaggatgggggtattgatgaagatgtgaaccatcgaaccaaagccggatggatgaagtggcgccaagcttctggcattctctgtgacaagagagtgccacaaaagctaaaaggcaagttctacaggacggcggttcgacccgcaatgttgtatggcgctgagtgttggccgactaaaaggcgacatgttcaacagttaggtgtggcggagatgcgtatgttgagatggatgtgtggccacacgaggaaggatcgagtccggaatgatgatatacgagatagagttggggtagcaccaattgaagagaagcttgtccaacatcgtctaagatggtttgtgcatattcagcgcaggcctccagaagctccagtgcatagcggacggctaaagcgtgcggagaatgttaagagagggcggggtagaccgaatttgacatgggaggagtccgttaagagagatctgaaggattggagtatcaccaaagagctagctatggacaggggtgtgtggaagcttgctatccatgtgccagagccatgagttgattgcgagatcttatgggtttcacctctagcctaccccaactagtttgggactaaaggctttgttattgttgttgttgttgttgttttggttAAGTGGAAATAAAAATAACGCCATAGGTTTGTCATAAAAAAACATTCCACGATATAATTTTGTATAATCTCATACTTAGATATTCATAATACCGTGATGGCCAAAGATGCATTTAGACACCATTGCAAAGTCGAATATCATCTCTATTAGAACTGAGGGGGTATCATTTTAACAAGTAATAGAGGGAAGATGAAACCAAAACAAAAGTGGGTGCTTAAAAGGAAAAGCAATTCCATGTCAAATGAGATTTTATTTTATTGAGATCATATGATTAAAATGTGAGAAGACCAAGAATTGCCCTTTGCAGGTTAAAAATGAAGTTAATAAAACAATCAACAATGAAACAAACAGAAATCTTAGAACTaaacaagtaacaaaattaaaaGGATCTATACAACTAGATTTCATTGCCCACATCATCTAGGATCAATTTACTGAGAAAATCAGTTATGGATGTGAACGCCATAGAATAATAACTATCTTATAAATCTACATCCATGATCTGGCATATCATGTTCTTTATCCAGGGACAGCTCATGAAAGGTCAAATGAACTAACAGATCTACATTTCTCAAGCATACCAAACATAGCGAGTGCATCATGTACAGGCCATATGCTGACAAATCAAGAGCTAACATGCATACCTAGTATGTCTAAATGTGGAACTTTGTGAGAAAGTTTGCACTATGATAAGAAGACATGAGAAGGATAATAACTAGTATAACACATCGATAAACAAAATCATAGTTGCAACCAGTTAATACATACCAAGCATGCCATTTCCCATGAAACTGGAATCATGATTTCCTAAACCAGACTTTAATGTGAAACAATCATATTTAGATCTGACACCAGACCTAGCATTCTTCTTGTCAATTCTCTTCGCATCAGAAATGCGCCTCTGCTTTAGCAACCCAGATTTTTCTGCATAACATTAAGGTAAGGGCAAAAGCAATTGCTGTTAGAATATCAAACTAGATAGAAGCATTGACGCTAACTAGAGCAAACAAACGACTGCGCGCACAAGGTAGAGCTATATCAGATGTTGTATGAAAGCAGAGAATGGCACATTGTACAGCAACTTGTCATCCATAATGAATCATCAGACAGAGAAAAACCATTAACCGCATGTATATGTATACGGCAGCGCTAAAGCGAGCATGAGCGTAAAATGCTAATCCTGCACTCCAGCCAGGTCGCAAGTGCTGCTCAGCTAAAAAATCAACTTTCCTCCcccctactagtactagtaaaacATACTCCAGAAATGGTAACAGAATTAAAAGCATTACACACTGCACGCACTGATCCCCGCGCTACCTAGTAAAACAGTGGCAAAAAACTAACATAAATAAAATGGTTACGCTGGACGCACCGGTCCCTGCCCCACCAAATCAGGCCACCCTTTGGAGGACACCGACATGGTAATCAACCATTGTAAGAGAACAAAAGGGTTATCAATCCATGGACTAGTTTTTTTACAGTGGGCCTGTGGACTAGTCAGGCTAATTAAACATAGGCGTAACTAGATAACCAACAGGGGTCGCGCGCTCGTGGTACCGCATCTCCACAATCACTGTCCTACGGCTGCCCCTCCTCCCAGTCTCCAGCATCATAACTTTTAAATTTCAAAATACGGTCATGGCTCCGCACTTCAAATCTTGCATTGGTGCACACATGCCCAGTTACGGAGGTGCAGTATTGCCTGTTTACTTAAGTTTTCTCTCTGCAGTGCTGCGAGTGCAGTTGTTGTTGTATACTATATGCTAATCCAATACAACTGCAATCATTTTTTTGGTTCCATGGCAGATTAAAAGGTATTATTACCTGAATCAGGAACTGTAAAAGGCTGAGAAATAACCACCGCTGAGTCGCTGACAATATTTATCATGGGGAAAGACTAAACCAAGAAAATAAACAACTCCCAAAAATTAGCAGAAGAATGAAAACATCCATTACAGCACAAGTATCATTCCAGAAGTAATTTGTGCAACACGttcctttttattctttatttttttgCTCAGTCAAAAACTGAAATTTAAGGGTCGGCCTTCAGGTTTATATATACCTGCTAATATAACGTGAATAGGAAGACCACTAAAATTACTACTTTGCGGTCAGTTGGTCGTTATGGGGCTATCCCTGACTTTGCAGTCAGCTGGTCGTTAGGGCGAGGGTCCTTATTCCCGCTACTCTGTACCTTTCCTTCAACAATAACAACAGCAACAAAGCCTTTCAGTCCCAAAGaggttggggtaggctagagttgaaacccaAAAGATCTCAAAACCAAGTTCCACACACCTCTGCGGCTAGTTATTTGTGATATTCcagtccttcaggtctctctttacggactccttcCAGTGTCAAGTTTGGTCTACTCCGACCTCTCGACATTATCACGCTTtaaccgtccgctatgcactgCCGCTTCTGGAGGCCTGTGTTGTATATGCCCGAACAATCCCAggcgatgttggacaagcttctcttcaatcagCACTACCCCAACTCTTATCACGTATATCATCTTAACGAAATGATACACAGCTCTCCTCTGTACCTTTCCTTCATCTTAGTGAAATGATATGCAGCTCTCCTGCGTGTTCTACGAAAACTACTTTGCGGTCATGTACAGAGGTCCGAAGAACATAAAAACTGTAATAGAGAAATAAGTGCAATGGAAGCATGGTATTGATTCAAATGATGGTAACAAACATTTAGCCAAAAGATAAGATATGAAGCTCTGACAGGAAGGTCCATAATGAATCCATTAACATATGCAGAGTCATTTGGTGAGTAGTTCTGTTATGTAAAATTAGACacccaaatagcggaagtaacaaggttgtggattcccatcaacaccaacggcaaagttgagtgtagaaatcgtaaccctaacgtaacacttactcgtcgtaagaatcctgcaacatgaaacgttgcagcccgaaaatgggtcagcacatggaatatgctggcaatgtaacacatagagaataatgaacaataataatggtatactacatgcatatatggctggtgaaaagctctacggttaagtttttgcgaaaagccaatttttccctacttcaaaggaataaattttatttaactatcatggtggttgtgaaacattgagatggttgacagcatctcaatcccaattaagaacgtgattaaacccaaatcaaatttaaattaagtaacatgatgagatcaacgggataatccaagaactagatactcaagatgtccataaccggggacacggctaatcatgattagtttgtacactctgcagaggtttgcgcacttttccccacaagactcgatcgcctccgcttgattctcgcactgcatgatgtttgagaaatggatgaccgagacacggtctttcagaaacaatcactctttactccgggtggaccggtacacctactttcccctacatctgctagcccacctcttcaagagatcatgtaacctactcaactatgctagagcccataatagcttgtggctgcacacggaagtttctagcatgaatgatcttatgatccctttgagcctgggtggcggtccttatacaaacagacaacactggattctccaggtgcctcaatccacccagatgtgagttttagttgccaccttagataaaccattattaacaatctcacatctgtcatgaatatctctcaaacccaatccacgtctacgagcatagcatggcaatataatagcaacgtagaagtaactcccaagggtttgattgtaaacagggcaataggtactacctcatcaactacttcccaatacccacatgttaatcagatcctaatcatgcaattgttcgagggttgaatctaatgcataaaaaaactgggtatgaaaggggtatgatcaaagtgtgaacttgcctgcaatgttgatgaagatgattcgcactcaaaactcttgatagatctactcgtcacactccggtcaatctatcgtaagcaagcaatagtaaccacacataagcaatcactcaaaagatcgagaagaacgaagaaaacgattcgggaaacatcaaaaccaagcaaataactcttgcaacataaaacaatttctaaaagtaccaaaattatatgaatttggccttatcagaaagtttaggtcaagagcttcgatttgcaaaaagaatcaactaaatcggagctacgaaacttaagttatgaacaaaagaagtttgaatatgaatttgaacaaatttcaaaatttgaaaatttcaaaaagttgacgtgacaggttaactggataggtgacaacaagacgaaactataggcactggtttcatctaatttggatgaacgagtaaaaagttatggctatttgaaaaatcaaggccaaactgttttgcagaagaaaaatagctacggctaaaaaaAATAGGTCTAACGCATAAttacagagaacgaataaatatacctaaaagacgacttcggagtggggagacaacttccaaagtcccgccggagaggagaaatatatttttagctagtcaaaccaaaatattgatttaacccgcaatggataatttctggaggctctatgggtctatatttataggtgaaaaAGAGGTTTagggttaaaggctaggcaatgtgagactaaacgtagacgaaaagacaaaaagggagcgcctcgcatgggcctaaaggccttagcggttcggccggccgcgcgGCAGTTTCTTTTTTTAGCaattgaaaagaaagaaaaaaaaactatagaaAAGAAATATGGGGAGGAATATGACCGGCTGGGCCTGGCCTATTTAACAGAA
Coding sequences within:
- the LOC123077803 gene encoding uncharacterized protein, which produces MGNGMLGAHGLKSDIRDITNHIENLTLSELLDGTYKYSSLGREKGKKVLHTKDELLVSVRKAFFMLSDMDSSPGKDGNLTPSPRLHSATTSSSDIKDQCSDKPSSLIKDPLQTEVCSVCPKDILSRLTLPQGHDLDSLLSAGSESSATGPSMTTHGPSLPPFTWSHSQAGVYRPSVDSGKHGSSRSNSHWQWLRVGSYPTAQDYEDLPVHQIDDLLQEMDMAKSSIIDSCSRQSNLCCTESTSGSLGQTIYSRKTESEHGPQQLHPLDHVGSSDSFQRNDSERSLLKARQASRKILCAAETLCDMRRSTEGWSPQVYSNGTINLPKSPPDKLKARKPSSPFGTAESSSGSRNSDPARSGNHSTKKVVDRKNDSAACMSNPGKGLIRWPVPIEDAVSPVKPEKGLMLDMRQNHSNAARHPIHVSSQARLEKEYENQQKLRKATLASSLGSGDWNKERNRRL